In Acanthochromis polyacanthus isolate Apoly-LR-REF ecotype Palm Island chromosome 9, KAUST_Apoly_ChrSc, whole genome shotgun sequence, the DNA window tattgtttccttgtctgaaaaaaaatccaaaaatctagaaaaaaaaattccccaaatttcagaaaatttgcaaaaccttcaggaagaaaattccaataattccttaaaatttcccttaaaagttgtatttcttAATTATTAATTGAATCACATTACTAGTTTGAACTTGATTTGTCTCCTGTTTTTCCAGGATGAGTGCTGAAGATCTGGAGATCCACCATCCTGCTGGAGATAAACAGTATTTTCCTCTTCAGACCAAAGGGGTCAACGGCGTCCTGCAGAGAGACGAAGGTTTCCTACGAGGAGGGAGTCTTCCTTCCCTGATCGACGTCTTATCTCAGAGAGACGAAGACGAGGCCGATGAAGGCGACTGTTGATAATTATCCAGACTTCTCATGAGGTCTTCTCAGCCTTTACTGTTTCAgataaatatggaaaataaatctttgtcaCATTAAAAGTCTTGACTCATGTAAACAAGAAGCAGGAGGCAGaatgttgccatggttacagagAGTTATAATATGGGCTGGAACATGaaagtttgagtgttttagTCTTTATTTGCTCACAAAAATCTAATGACAGTTGATCAGTTATTAAAGAAAACTGTCATAATGTAATAAAGTTTTTGACGGTTTTCTGTGTGTTCATTTCTTGACAAGAAAAGATTTgaagaaacaaaactgcaaaaacaaatgagcTCAATCGGGGGTTAAAAATGAAGATGTAAATTTACttgaataatttaaatattaagactTTACAATATTATGCAAGATTTTTTAAGAAGCTTAATTAAGTtcttttgcaacaaaaaaacacatttttaaactaaatattGTGCTTATAATGCAGAGGAAACCTGggattttgtacatttttatttaaatcttgCAGCATGACGCTCTATGAACCCACGTGATCtgccttcacaataaaagagcataaaacaaaaatagtttATATTATTGAGACAATTCGCATAATTAATGAAATCATAAAACACAAGGCACTGTGTacaatcatgtttttaaaaaatgttttaaatatacaAGTTCTGTCAGAGaaacctttattttgaaaatgaaatcgACGGGCCTTCGGAAGGATCAAAAGTGTCTATTCGCACTTCCGCGTTGTCAGAAATCTGCAGCGACAGACAAGTTTAAAACGGACGGCAGGTATGTTAAGAGCTCTTGTTTCCTAATAGAACTGTGTCTTTTATCTCATTAAACTTTAGTCTTTCGTGACGTTTTGATAAATGTTAAACTAACTAAACAGCCGCTTTGTTGTCGGAAGTTTTCCTAAGAGCTTCTGTCATAAAccagctaacatgctaacattagctttagCTCTGAAGAAGAAGCCGATAGATGGTTAATTATCTCAAACCCGACACCTGAGTCACTCTGTCGGGAACTTTGGCCTCTGAGGAGCAGATTTATGAGGTTCAGACTGTTCGTAGGGAGATATATTTCACTGTAGTCCACAGGGTGTAGCTGCCGTTTACTGAAGCCTCTGATATTCAGGAATGTTCTCTGTTGTTCGGTCTGACAGGAGCAGATAAACAGGAGCAGGTCGGTGTGATGAAGCTGAAGCCTCCCTGCTGACCCCCACCTCcatcctcttcatcatcatggCCGACAACCCTCACCTGCTGCTGGGCAGGATCCGCTTCCTGAACCGGTGTATGGAGAGCTTCCGGAGGGGTGAGCCGCTACCAGAGGCTCTGTGCTACGTCCCCAGAGAGGTGTGCTACAAGATCTGCAAGGATTCCTCGTCCTCCTCCGGAGCCTCCTCTGGGCCCTCGGCCTTAGGATCCACCGTGGGGAAAACCGTCGTGTCCGTGTTCGAAAGTCCTCATCAGATCCCCCACCCCAAGAAGCTGTGCAGGTACAGCATCGAGCCGAAGAAAGGGACCTGCATCCGGACCACCGGGGAGGAGTACTGCAACAGCCAGGGCCTGTGGGTCAAAATCAACAAGGTGAGCTGCTGTCATCATCCTCCAAATATCCAGTGAATATCCTGTAAAAATCTAGTAAAATATCCAGTATAAAATCCAGTGACATATCTAGTAAAATATCCAGTGAATATCCAATAAAATATCTTGTACATATCCAGTAAATATCCAATAAAATATCGAATAAATATCCAGTAAATATCCAATAAAATATCGAACAAATATCCAGTTAATATCTAATAAAATATCTAGTAAATATCCAGGAAATAGACTATAAAATTTCTAGTAAATATCCAGTAAAATATCCATCAAATATCCAGTGAAATATCTAGTAAATATCCAGTAAATAGCCAATAAAATGTCTAGTAAATATCCAGTAAAATATCCATAAAGTATCCAGTAAAAATCCAGTAAATAGCCaataaaatatacagtaaatatcCAGTAAAATGTTCTATAAAAGAGGATAAACCAGGAATCAAACCAACAACTCTATCCTGAATGGATGATCTactttacaaatttacaaaaaacaacttttgcTCTAACAGACACCGTGTTCTCACGGTTGTAATACAAAGgggtttttttctctgtcttgaTGTTTTCTCCTTGCATTGTTTGGACGGTTTTAAATGTTCTGAGGAAAGAGATGTTGACCAGGTGATCCATATCTGATCCAGGAGCAGCTGGAAGAGCACCGTCCGGgccaggagctggaggagggcTGGATCCTGGTGTGTAAACACACCGAGGGAGGCGACCGGCTGGTTCCCGTGGAGCCGCCGGAGACCGTCAgccggcagcagcagctcttcgGCTACGACCACAAACCCTGCAACCGATGGGAGCAGGTGGTGGACGTGGAGAACGCGCTGTACATCGGGTCCAAACCCAAAATCGCGGAGTCTGACGAGGCCGCCGTCCAGAAGCTGAGGTCAGTCTGTGGTGTGGAGAGTTTTTACACTTTCCTGGAGCAGTTTACAGTCAGATTAAACTTCTAACTTTAAACCTTGAAGGTACGTTCCTCCCACCTGGACGTACGAATGTGACGAGGATCTGGTCCACTACTTCTACGACCACATCGGGAAAGAGGACGAGAACCTGGGGAGTGTGAAGCAGTGTGTGACCAGCATCGATGTTTCCTCATGTTCGGTGAGCAGCAAACTACATCCTAAAATAAACTGAGATTACCCATCTATGTCACACCGCAGTCTAAAGTCGGACTTTTAGAGAATGTAAGACTGAAGGTATTAaccctcatttacgggcaccaaaaaatattgtttccttgtctaaaaaaaaatcaaaaaaatccagcaaaacatttttcttgtaaaattttcaaaaaataaataaaaaatcttccaaaacaatcctaaaaatatctaaaatgattacacatatatcagtaaaacttgtaatattttctttaagaacattcacataaaaataaaccaaaatccagcgaaatttgctggattttggttgatttttatgtgaatgttcttaatttttttttgccatttctttttttttccaccaaaaaatgttcaaacatttcacaaaaatgttgaaaatgtgggaatcagaagtttcaccgaaaattttgtttccttgtctgaaaaaaagtgcaaaaaattctgcaaaaaattccccaaaatttctgaaaaaccttcaggaagaaaattacaataatttctcaaaagtttcacttaaaagtttcattttaaaaatgtgtaaacatgAAACAGTAATGTCTTAAAAGTTCACAAAACTAGTGTTTGAAATTCATTAATTTTTTAAGATTGAAAAATGCATTAACAGAACAGAATGTAACAAAGTGCtgaaagtgttccttaaaaaataaaggaatgcAAAAGTATTGAAAGTATTGCGATACTTGATAAACGATCCGATACTGGTACTGTAGCAACAAGGATCGCGATATATTGCCAAACGATACTTTGTCCCAGCCCTATCATTTACGATATACTGGTGTGGCTGGGTGGGGGGAGGGCAAGAgggatgttgttgttgttttgttctaaaaattgaaaattaataaaaagaatattaaaaaaaaaagttttatttaaaaaaaaaaatccccgaaatttgacaagaaaattcttctaaataaaaatcctaaaaatatctaaaatgattccatatatataaataaaatttctaatattgtcataaaaatgaagcaaaatccaccaacttaaaaaaaatgttcaaagacttCCCAAAAACTGACTTGGAAAGGTGAAGATTTATTCCTGTAATTTGCTTCTAAATGATGTTTCCTGACAGGAGGATCCCAGCGGGGGGGCGAGCTGTCTGACGGATGGAGACACTGAAACTTACTGGGAGAGCGACGGCATgcagggacagcactggatccGTCTGCACATGAAGAGAGGCACCGTGGTGAAGTAAGGAGCTGCTGAGCAACAGCGTTTTAAGGAAAAAGACCTTAAAGTCAGCGTTAGGGTCGATGAATCAGTATTTATAGCAGTAAAACCTGcatttcagttttgtgttttaacaCAGTGTTATTTTGTTCTGCAGTCCTCCTCTGGTTAATATCAGTAACATGGATGAGCATTTCATCTCTCCATAGCCACAAACCAAGACAAAAgaggttttgttgtctttgtacaGCTGTAGCCAGCATTACAACGATATTACGGAGGTACTTCTGGACTcaagtttaaaaataaagctagaagagaataaataaaagcaagtatttaaccctcgtgtcatcctgtgggtcaaaattgacccgttttgaaatttgaaaatgtgagaaaaaatctttttcacagtgaaacttctgatgtccactttttcaacattttttgggaaatcttttaacatttttttggtgggaaaaatgaaatattaaaaatgtttcttacgaacattcacataaaaatcaaccaaagtccagcgaatttcgctggattttggttgatttttatgtgaatgttcttaaagaaaatattagaagttttactgatatatatggaatcactttagatatttttaggatttttttgaagattttttactcatttttaaaaatatttattagacttttcttgccaaatttgagtatttttaaaaataaaactattaagggaaacttttaagaattattggaattttcttcctgaaggtttttgcaaattttcagaaatttggggattttttgttttgctgatttttgtatttttttccagacaatgAAACAGTATTTTCTGATGGCTGTAaacgaagacaacaggagggttaaataaatttaccacattttaaagaacaaataatGGCACAGGGAAATATGTGAAAACCTAATATTTGACTAATTACACTACAGCTAAAATGCCTATCTTTACAGACTGGAATTTTGTTCTttaaatatttagcattttcgGATAcgaaaattaatatccggataccgccgtagtagcgaacgaatattcggatattcaggatattcaggtccagccctactcTGATCAATCACAGAcgtgtttttctctttcatggTGATCCTCTTTCTGTGCTCCAGTAAACTGATATTAACGGTGGACTCGACGGACGACAACTACATGCCCAAGAGAGTCACGGTTtatggaggagaaggagacaACCTGAAGAAGCTGAGCGACGTCACCATAGACGagtgagtttccctcattttaATTATTCCAAATCACAGTTTCACAGATGGACGCCAGAGTTAGCAGAATGTGAATATAATCAGAGtagttctgttgtttttaggGCGGGACTTTACCGCCTTGATttagattaattaattacagaaaaaataatgcagctagcgcatttaatcgcacctttctgGGTTCCATAATTTCTGGCATACTGGCAACACCGATAAACACTCCTATagaatcacaggagtgccatagtaaaagataaatctgttaaaaaaataagggaatacatatgtaaatataaaaaggaatacatttaaattaaataaatttgttaaaaaataaggaaataaatgtgtacataaaaagaggaattaaagaataaataaaaaataaatctttaaaaatggaaggaaataaatgtgtaaatataaaaaggaatatatttaaattaaataaatttgtttaaaaaaaggaaataaatttgtacatataaagaggaataaataaaataagtagtaagtaaatctttaaaaaaagaaaataaatgtatgtatgtatatatatatatatatatagagagagagagagagaggaataaatttaaaatggaTAAATCTGTTAGAAAaattgtgtaaatataaagacgaataaatttaaataaataaatctctaAGAAGATAAGGAAATACATGCGCAAATggaaagaggaataaataaaaaatatacattaaaaatatggaaatataaaggtttgcttttccctttgttttttttccttttgttttttttaggcaAAAGCAAAATGGGAAAAAGCAATGATAAAATTtctatttccatattttttatgtattgaTTTTTTATTGATTAAGAGGGTCAGTATCTGAGTAATATCATCCTGGATCTGTTATTTatgttcattttcacttcatttttataGATTATATCCGCCACTCTCAGCAGCAGATTAAAACACGTTCTgatatgtttatatttatttcttctatATATTTAAGCCTTTCTGTTGTTCTTTGCTTCTAGTAATCTGATAggagaggtgtgtgtgttggaggatATGAACTCACACCTGCCGGTCATTGAGGTTCGGATCGAGGAGTGTAGAGGTCAGACTCTTCATTGCGTTTTTATGCTACATTAGcattaatttaacatttaaatactTCTACAGAACCTTCTCTGTCAATATTTTTCACCTCTTTTGGTTTCGCAGACGAAGGGATCGACGTTCGTATCCGAGGTTTAAAGATTAAATCTTCCTGTGAGAGGGACCTGGGTCTGAACGCTGACGTCTTCCAGTCCTCTAACTTGGTTCGTTATCCTCGACTGCAGGGAACGCCGCCCGACGTCCTGTACCGCCGAGCCATCGTCATCCAGAGGTACAGATAAGTATTAGAAAGAGAGGTAGCTGAAGGGAGTCCCTGTTGGAGCTGCTGGGAAataaatcaccataaaaaaTATTAAGGTTTTTTTATTCATAGTTATTGACTATTTTATTACCTATTTctaataaagcagaaaaaggtTAATTTATCCAGTCCTCATGTAATAATTAACCctgctgttgtcctcatttacaggcaccaaaaaatgttgtttccctttctgaaaaaaataaaaaaaggcacaaacattccccaaatttctgaaaatttgttaaacattcaggaaaaaaattcaataattccttaaaagttttattttaaaatatccctcaaatttggcaagaaattttttttcaatattttcaaaaaatgagtaaaagtctttcaagaaaaaatcctaaaaatatctcaagtgattccatatatatcagtaaaacttctaatgttttctttgagaacattcacataaaaatcaaccaaaatccagcgaaattcgctggattttggttgatttttatgtgaatgttcttaaacttttttttaacatttctttttttccaccaaaaaatgttcagagatttcccaaaaatgttgaaaatgtggacatgagaagtttcagtgtgaaaatactttttttttttcaaattttcaaactttaaaccgagTCCTGtgggacgacacgagggttaatgatGCACTAAGTATTGGTGGTTGTTGTTTCCTTGTGTCTCTGCAGGTTCATCTGTCTGCTGGACAGCGTTCTGCCTCACCTGGTGCCGGCCTGGGACTACAGCCTGGGAACCTTCAACCAGATCAAAGTGAGTCCTCTCAGAGCTTTCAGTGAACGGACGGCGATTAAAAACCAAAATAATCCTCTGGAATACACAGAGAACATTGAAGCTGCTTTCTGACACTGATGCCACGTTTAAATCACTGATGGTTTTTATTTCCTGCTGCGTCCTCTGGCGCCCCCTAGAGCATAAAGcagttcctgctgctgtcgAAGCGGCGCTCTGCCCTCATCACTCAGTGCCTGAAGGACTCGGAGACCAGTAAGCCGAACTTCATGCCTCGACTCTACATCAACAGACGTCTGGCCATGGAGCACCGAGACAATCCATCCCTGGACCCCAACTGCAAGAACGCCGTGTTGAACCAGGTAGAGGGAGGAGGAGCTTCACTGATGGCTTCGCTGTGAGAGGATAGACAGAGCTTCATGTCACTGGGTGTCTGTTTTACCTCCTGCAGGTCTATGAAGGTCTGAAACCGTCTGACAAGTTTGAGAAGACGTTGGATTACAGGTGTTTATTTCATCAGCCTCCTCAGTTTGATGTTTCTGTCGTGAGTTTAACTCCAGAGTGTTCAAATCTCCAACGTTTCCTTCTGGACCATCAGATGGCCGGCTCGCTACGACCAGTGGTGGGAATGCAAGTTCATAGCAGAAGGAATCATCGACCAGGGAGGAGGATTCAGGGACAGTCTGGCCGACATGTCCGAGGAGCTTTGCCCCAGTTCAGCCAAGTGCCCCATTCCTCTGCCTTTCTTCACCCGGACGTCCGACCAGGTGATCACTGTCCCACCTTTAACCTTTAGTTTATTTTATCGTTCAGTCACAGATTTGGATTCTTCTTTTTGCTCAGCTGACCATTATAAACTCTTTTCAGAAGGGACCATTTTTAGAACAAAA includes these proteins:
- the hectd3 gene encoding E3 ubiquitin-protein ligase HECTD3: MADNPHLLLGRIRFLNRCMESFRRGEPLPEALCYVPREVCYKICKDSSSSSGASSGPSALGSTVGKTVVSVFESPHQIPHPKKLCRYSIEPKKGTCIRTTGEEYCNSQGLWVKINKEQLEEHRPGQELEEGWILVCKHTEGGDRLVPVEPPETVSRQQQLFGYDHKPCNRWEQVVDVENALYIGSKPKIAESDEAAVQKLRYVPPTWTYECDEDLVHYFYDHIGKEDENLGSVKQCVTSIDVSSCSEDPSGGASCLTDGDTETYWESDGMQGQHWIRLHMKRGTVVNKLILTVDSTDDNYMPKRVTVYGGEGDNLKKLSDVTIDDNLIGEVCVLEDMNSHLPVIEVRIEECRDEGIDVRIRGLKIKSSCERDLGLNADVFQSSNLVRYPRLQGTPPDVLYRRAIVIQRFICLLDSVLPHLVPAWDYSLGTFNQIKSIKQFLLLSKRRSALITQCLKDSETSKPNFMPRLYINRRLAMEHRDNPSLDPNCKNAVLNQVYEGLKPSDKFEKTLDYRWPARYDQWWECKFIAEGIIDQGGGFRDSLADMSEELCPSSAKCPIPLPFFTRTSDQFSSGARDYYVPNPSCKEFHKYEWIGQLMGAALRGKDFLVLALPGLVWKQLTGESISWSKDFPAVDSMLVNQLDSMENMDRETFDFMFGEELEYTTLLSDGQMVELIPGGSNVPVRYEDRSEFSRLVQKARLEESRQQIAAIQAGLLKVVPQAVLDLLTWQEVEKKVCGDPEITVEALKRLTRYEDLEQSDVRVQYLWEALTNFTNEDRSRFLRFVTGRSRLPAPIYVFPDKQGSETTDALPQSSTCSSTLYLPNYPSAKVCEEKLRYAAYNCVAIDTDMSPWEE